The genomic segment GACCTCCTCCTGGGTCAGCGCCGGTTGGGCCTGTTTCAGGAGCGCGACGACCCCCGCCGCGATGGGCGTGGCGGCGGAGGTGCCGCTGTCGCTGGCGAAGTAGCCCCGGAAGTGGGTGACCGAGCAAAAATCCGGCTTGCCCGGGTCGAGCGCGGCGGGGCCCTGGCTGCTGTACCCGACGAACTGCTCGTCGCGGTTGACTGCCCCCACCGTCATCACGCGCGGGTGTCCGTTCGCCCCCCAGATGCTGCGCCCGGGTCCGGTGTCGGGACCGCAGCGGCCATCCGGGCAGGTCCCGCCGCAGTTCCCGGCGGCGAAAAGCACGAGGATGCCCTCGTCGAGCGCCTCCACCACCTTGCGGGTAAAGGGGTGGTTGGGGTCGCGCGCATACACCCGGTCCCAGGTCTCCTGGAAGATGCCCCAACTGTTCGACAGGATCTGGGGCGTACCGTCGGCGCGGTGACGCTCGATGGCCCACTGGAACCCGGCGAGCGCGGCGGAGATCGCGTTGCTGTCCGAGATGCGGATGTCGTAGATCTGCGCCTGGGGCGCCATACCCAGGGCGTCGGTCGAGGTCATGTTGCCGTGGTCGCCCCAGGCGGCGGCGGTGGTGCCCCAGTCGGCGGGGAAGCCGCCGATGACGCGCCCGATGCGGGCCGTCTCACCCGGGCGTGTGGGGCGCCCGAGGGCGGTAATCCCGCCGTCCACGATGCCGATCACGATGCCCTCGCCGCGCACGCCCTTGGCCCAGAGTTGGTCGACCCCGAGGTAACGCGCCACGTCGGCCATCGTCCCCTTGGCGGTGCCGGGGGCGCAGTCGCACGTCCCGATGGGACAGGGCGCCGTTCCGGCGAGCGGTTGCACGAGCCCCTGGGGCGCCAGGTCCACCAGCAGGCCGCTGAAGGGGGCGATGGGGCCGTCGGTAAAGACCATCACCACGCCGGGCTGCCGCTCCAGTTCGGCCCGGCGTCCCCTCTGAACGTGGCCGCGCACGATCACGGTCTGTTCCCCCGCGGCGGCGAGGCGGGCGGCGTCCGCGGCGGGCGGCGTGCTGGGAATGGGAGGAAAGTCCGTGTCCACCTGAAAGCCGGGGAGCGCGAAGCCCGAGACCAGTTGGGCCGCACCGACGCCCTGGAGGGTTTGCGGCACGACCATCTCGACCAGCACGCGTTCGAGCTCCTCCGGCTCCCCAGGCGTGGCTGGACGGTCACGCCCGGCTGCGTTCATCTCGCCCCGGGGCATCTCCTCCAGAAGAGGGGGGTCCTGGCCGTCCGGTTCGCCTTCCGGCGGCGCGGAGGTCATGGCTCCCGTCGGCATCGCGGCACCCTGACCGCCTGGCATGTCCCCGCCGGTCATCTTTCCGGTCGGCATCTCCATGCGCTCACCCTCGTTTGTCGACATCGCCTCACCGCCTCCTTTCGCCCGGCCCCCGCCAGCCTCTTCCAACCGGGCCGCGACGTTCTCACCGGGTCGGTCTTTTGAACTTTCCTTGGTCCGTTTGGGCTTGGCACGGCCCACGCGCTTCTGGTCGGCGTGATCCGGCGCTCCCCGCTCGTTCCCGGCTGTGCTTGACTCGCTCAAGGGATTCCTCCTTGGGGAGCACGGTCCACCTCGGCAGCGTCCTCGGACGCCTGGCCGCCCAGAACGCCCGAGCAGCCAGATCAGCATGAGCGTCCTCGCGCCGCATCGGCCAATACCTTTTTTGAAGGCCAGGCTTCCTCTTCGGTATCTGGTGCGGGAGGGCCGGGCGCGACCCCTTCCACCCTGGCACGACTCCGGGCAGGTTTGTAGAATGAAAGAGAACCACTCTCGCC from the Deinococcus planocerae genome contains:
- a CDS encoding S8 family serine peptidase, giving the protein MSTNEGERMEMPTGKMTGGDMPGGQGAAMPTGAMTSAPPEGEPDGQDPPLLEEMPRGEMNAAGRDRPATPGEPEELERVLVEMVVPQTLQGVGAAQLVSGFALPGFQVDTDFPPIPSTPPAADAARLAAAGEQTVIVRGHVQRGRRAELERQPGVVMVFTDGPIAPFSGLLVDLAPQGLVQPLAGTAPCPIGTCDCAPGTAKGTMADVARYLGVDQLWAKGVRGEGIVIGIVDGGITALGRPTRPGETARIGRVIGGFPADWGTTAAAWGDHGNMTSTDALGMAPQAQIYDIRISDSNAISAALAGFQWAIERHRADGTPQILSNSWGIFQETWDRVYARDPNHPFTRKVVEALDEGILVLFAAGNCGGTCPDGRCGPDTGPGRSIWGANGHPRVMTVGAVNRDEQFVGYSSQGPAALDPGKPDFCSVTHFRGYFASDSGTSAATPIAAGVVALLKQAQPALTQEEVKRALRDTAKDIGAPGFDQHSGAGIIRAKAAYDAVVRPQVWSGWEDLGGIITAGPAVASWAPNRLDCFVKGSDNHMHHKWWDGTRWRGWEDLGGVIDDNPAAVSWGPNRIDCFARGMDNHLWHKWWS